A region of Piscinibacter gummiphilus DNA encodes the following proteins:
- a CDS encoding DUF1592 domain-containing protein yields MSLPVDPHAQGPGVTALAADSGTNPGCFTAVLPRRLTRTQFINALTDWSATLVTDAGLPARIRTLVIDTAQFPQDASINPETTRHQGYWRLDPTVTTRQVGGINTVAQALAADLASSDTRAASILGNCSGDACLTAFIRKAGRTLFRQPLTDAEVAVYRKVANGATDRAALVKVLATMIASPQTYFIVERGNGSGSGACVPLSAHELAARLSLHLWDTLPDATLAARADDGTLMQPAVYQAQVTRLMGDARADLALRSFFRQWFRLDDLVAMNGKVGNARFDKFAGDYKPLATTRDAAIDEVLDMVSYVASNNGSLQQVLTDRHSFARTADIASLYKTPVWNGSNTPPVFTEADRVGLLTRIAVVANGSSDTTLPISRGAKVLSALTCQALPPPAMNQTNAGADLSGVLTTRERTTRVTEMEGTACVACHKTVLNPWGFVHERFDALGRVRASEVVRNDAGDVLGDKPLDTAVVAKLDGIASRAISTPAQAQQYVLDSGAFEACFARNYFRYAFGRADGAADAPVVEEVRQQAANGANLRSLFASIVTRDEFKTIQRPQ; encoded by the coding sequence TTGTCGCTGCCGGTGGATCCGCATGCGCAGGGTCCGGGGGTCACCGCCCTGGCCGCGGACTCGGGCACGAACCCGGGCTGTTTCACCGCGGTGCTGCCGCGGCGGTTGACCCGCACGCAGTTCATCAACGCGCTCACCGACTGGTCGGCGACGCTCGTCACCGACGCCGGGCTTCCGGCGCGCATCCGCACGCTGGTGATCGACACCGCCCAGTTCCCCCAGGACGCGTCGATCAACCCCGAGACCACGCGCCACCAGGGGTACTGGCGCCTGGACCCCACGGTGACCACGCGCCAGGTGGGTGGCATCAACACGGTGGCGCAGGCTCTCGCCGCCGATCTCGCCAGTTCCGACACCCGCGCCGCGAGCATCCTCGGCAACTGCTCGGGTGACGCCTGCCTCACCGCGTTCATCCGCAAGGCCGGCCGCACCCTGTTCCGCCAGCCGCTGACGGACGCCGAGGTCGCGGTGTACCGCAAGGTGGCGAACGGCGCCACCGACCGCGCCGCGCTCGTGAAGGTGCTGGCCACGATGATCGCGTCGCCGCAGACCTACTTCATCGTCGAGCGTGGCAACGGCAGCGGCTCGGGCGCCTGCGTGCCGCTCTCGGCCCACGAACTCGCGGCCCGGCTGTCGCTGCACCTGTGGGACACCCTGCCCGACGCCACGCTCGCCGCGCGGGCCGACGACGGCACGCTGATGCAGCCGGCCGTCTACCAGGCCCAGGTCACGCGCCTGATGGGTGACGCCCGCGCCGACCTCGCGCTGCGCAGCTTCTTCCGGCAGTGGTTCCGCCTCGACGACCTCGTCGCCATGAACGGCAAGGTGGGCAACGCCCGCTTCGACAAGTTCGCCGGCGACTACAAGCCGCTCGCGACCACCCGCGACGCGGCCATCGACGAAGTGCTCGACATGGTCTCGTACGTGGCCTCGAACAACGGCTCGCTGCAGCAGGTGCTGACCGACCGCCATTCGTTCGCCCGCACCGCGGACATCGCCTCGCTCTACAAGACCCCGGTGTGGAACGGCAGCAACACCCCCCCCGTGTTCACCGAAGCCGACCGGGTCGGCCTGCTGACCCGCATCGCCGTGGTCGCGAACGGCTCGTCCGACACCACGCTCCCGATCTCGCGCGGCGCGAAGGTCCTCAGCGCCCTCACCTGCCAGGCGCTGCCCCCGCCGGCCATGAACCAGACGAACGCGGGCGCGGACCTGTCCGGCGTGCTCACCACCCGCGAGCGCACCACACGCGTGACCGAGATGGAAGGCACGGCCTGCGTGGCCTGCCACAAGACCGTGCTCAACCCGTGGGGCTTCGTGCACGAGCGCTTCGACGCGCTGGGCCGCGTGCGTGCCTCCGAGGTAGTGCGCAACGATGCGGGCGACGTGCTCGGCGACAAGCCGCTCGACACCGCCGTGGTCGCCAAGCTCGACGGCATCGCGAGCCGGGCCATCTCGACTCCTGCGCAGGCGCAGCAGTACGTGCTCGACAGCGGCGCCTTCGAGGCGTGTTTCGCCCGCAACTACTTCCGCTACGCGTTCGGCCGCGCCGACGGCGCCGCCGACGCGCCGGTGGTCGAGGAAGTGCGGCAGCAGGCCGCCAACGGCGCCAACCTGCGCAGCCTGTTCGCATCCATCGTGACGCGCGACGAGTTCAAGACGATCCAGAGGCCGCAATGA
- a CDS encoding DUF1552 domain-containing protein has translation MKPKFDPVSRRQFLVGAGGVALSLPLLPSLLPREAEAQTVAAASAERYFAHMTTWHGVLQAQFYGTLLDLPATATTTHAGVGVRSAPLPTAVTNGRVVLSEILNASSANLTPRMLSMMNVINGIDIPAGPGHNRGGPLGGDAANPSIDQVLAGSAKFYPNGALQPAIVRNLVSLSKTSSGIVQTQETADSNVKLFDRLFKTTTTPDTGAPAQPVLVDSVREHAALVKSDPRCSADCRTRLDEYLTMLSEVQGKVQQGANSNFPRPTVDTRAVENTAGFYGEPQNHAKCEQLWNDIVVAAFTAGITRVYVCGPTSYTFGPEPEHAWHNNYAHNIEAEASKRAGFSAAVQLQFESAQLDLARKMDAVRTADGSTLLDKGFVFSGHELGSGGSPGNHHNRCIPIVSFGSAGGFFKTGLSLDYRDMNSFLWSISPTSPRWFSGLTNNQLMGMVLRAMGLSPADYGGGTYGYPNVKGSNSYTDAIWAAGAENLPWLKA, from the coding sequence ATGAAACCCAAATTCGATCCGGTCTCGCGCCGGCAATTCCTCGTCGGCGCCGGTGGCGTCGCCCTGTCCCTGCCCCTGCTGCCGTCGCTGCTGCCGCGTGAGGCGGAGGCGCAGACCGTGGCCGCCGCGTCGGCCGAGCGCTACTTCGCCCACATGACGACGTGGCACGGCGTGCTGCAGGCCCAGTTCTACGGCACGCTGCTCGACCTGCCGGCCACGGCCACCACCACCCACGCCGGCGTCGGCGTGCGCAGCGCGCCGCTGCCCACCGCGGTGACCAACGGCCGTGTCGTGCTCAGCGAGATCCTGAACGCCTCGTCGGCGAACCTGACGCCGCGGATGCTGTCGATGATGAACGTCATCAACGGCATCGACATCCCCGCGGGCCCGGGCCACAACCGCGGCGGCCCGCTCGGCGGCGACGCCGCGAACCCGAGCATCGACCAGGTGCTCGCGGGATCGGCGAAGTTCTACCCGAACGGTGCGCTGCAGCCGGCCATCGTGCGCAACCTGGTGTCGCTCTCGAAGACCTCGTCGGGCATCGTGCAGACCCAGGAAACGGCGGACAGCAACGTCAAGCTCTTCGACCGCCTGTTCAAGACCACGACGACGCCCGACACCGGTGCGCCCGCGCAGCCCGTGCTGGTCGACAGCGTGCGCGAACACGCGGCGCTGGTGAAGTCGGACCCGCGCTGCTCGGCGGACTGCCGCACGCGCCTCGACGAGTACCTGACGATGCTGTCGGAGGTGCAGGGCAAGGTGCAGCAGGGTGCGAACAGCAACTTCCCCCGCCCCACCGTCGACACCCGCGCGGTCGAGAACACGGCCGGCTTCTATGGCGAGCCCCAGAACCACGCGAAGTGCGAGCAGCTGTGGAACGACATCGTCGTGGCCGCGTTCACCGCCGGCATCACCCGCGTGTACGTGTGCGGTCCCACCTCGTACACCTTCGGCCCCGAGCCCGAGCACGCGTGGCACAACAACTACGCCCACAACATCGAGGCCGAGGCCTCGAAGCGCGCGGGCTTCAGCGCCGCGGTGCAACTGCAGTTCGAGTCGGCCCAGTTGGACCTCGCCCGCAAGATGGACGCGGTGCGCACGGCCGACGGCAGCACGCTGCTCGACAAGGGCTTCGTCTTCAGCGGCCATGAACTCGGCTCGGGTGGCAGCCCCGGCAACCACCACAACCGCTGCATCCCGATCGTGTCCTTCGGCAGCGCGGGCGGCTTCTTCAAGACCGGCCTGTCGCTCGACTACCGCGACATGAACTCGTTCCTGTGGTCCATCAGCCCGACCTCGCCGCGCTGGTTCTCCGGCCTCACCAACAACCAGCTGATGGGCATGGTGCTGCGCGCGATGGGCCTCTCGCCGGCCGACTACGGCGGCGGCACGTACGGCTATCCGAACGTGAAGGGCTCGAACAGCTACACCGACGCCATCTGGGCGGCCGGCGCCGAAAACCTGCCGTGGCTCAAGGCATGA
- a CDS encoding choice-of-anchor D domain-containing protein has translation MNALLRRAFARFAALALAGTALAPAFAQDAATGKALYNKTFVTGVKSCQACHFAPRNAAVMIRGADAARIKGASTTQSDMAPLRGVITDAEYNHMAKYIADEYGVTPTYLSASAAPSVSVSATSLSFASQRVGTTGTAQTLTVTNAAGATATLALSAIGTGNGSDFVVTGGTCAVGMAVAAGSSCTVSVAFKPVATGARTGTLTLAHNGPTGKVDVALSGTAVDTTPVAALSPTTLSFSSVVGVDSTVMRTTLSNTGNAPLVLSSLAVAGTHASDFRVASSTTCATSASVAGGSSCVVDVVFKPTAAGARSASLAIAHNATGGPTSVTLGGTGTLTPEPGIAFDAVDVDLGAVPVATTGTARTVTLTNTGAAALVLSDLTVTGTDADDFVRGGTCAKGGSVASRATCTITFALKPVTLGAKTATLTVASNAPGSAATLALRGTAVRTPAPLVSLSQASLGFGTVTFGTTSVVRSVVLTNDGTAPLTVSKVASSSTEYVASHDCPATLATGASCLISVSYKPTEAVSAEAVVITTNALSSPNSIVVTGEGSSQALSVVVWQGNSTALNFASTIVGETTASQTLTLVNQGPSAVTLTTLGIAGASASSYAIAGTSTCKLGLSLAVNGTCTTIVNFVPGQAGKHVASLQVAGTGTLPGDITLTGVATAKSTPNGALSASSLALDFSGTVVAPGSSSAAQVVTVTNTGTGAAALTGVQVAAPFAIASGTSGACPAGASSLAAGASCKVAVVYSPTVAGTHTGSLTIGSTASSLTVTLKGLSLPSSAGVLTASTAQLDFTSPITPPGQVSEAKSVTLSNGAVAPISITKTEASLPFKVTATTCGTTLAVNSSCTVSVAFAPTAAGASSGSLSVTTGAGQVLQVNLAGASSTGGDTPGTPPDGNSSVLAADMKSQGFIGALGVLSEAKATTFSNTGSTALVIRDVNTSGPFEVVNGAADACRTAQTLAAGASCSVAVAFRAPMSTGDTSGALTVTAAASGSSTVESRTVRLDGRAMATNAGGRSDDPQTGGGAAGLDTLLLLALAVLLATVARARRASDFH, from the coding sequence ATGAACGCACTCCTCCGACGGGCCTTCGCCCGCTTCGCCGCGCTGGCCCTCGCCGGCACGGCCCTCGCCCCCGCGTTCGCGCAGGACGCCGCGACCGGCAAGGCGCTCTACAACAAGACCTTCGTCACCGGGGTCAAGAGCTGCCAGGCCTGCCACTTCGCACCGCGCAACGCGGCCGTGATGATCCGCGGCGCGGATGCCGCGCGCATCAAGGGCGCCTCGACGACGCAGTCCGACATGGCCCCGCTGCGCGGTGTCATCACCGACGCCGAGTACAACCACATGGCCAAGTACATCGCCGACGAGTACGGCGTGACACCGACCTACCTGTCGGCGTCCGCGGCCCCGTCGGTGTCGGTGTCGGCCACCTCGCTCTCGTTCGCGAGCCAGCGCGTGGGCACCACCGGCACGGCACAGACCCTGACCGTGACCAACGCGGCCGGCGCCACCGCCACGCTCGCCCTCAGCGCGATCGGCACCGGCAACGGGTCCGACTTCGTCGTGACCGGCGGCACCTGCGCCGTCGGGATGGCCGTCGCCGCGGGCAGCAGCTGCACCGTGAGCGTCGCCTTCAAGCCGGTGGCCACCGGCGCACGCACCGGCACCCTGACGCTGGCGCACAACGGCCCCACCGGGAAGGTGGACGTGGCGCTGTCCGGCACCGCGGTGGACACCACCCCCGTGGCCGCGCTGTCGCCCACCACGCTCTCGTTCTCGAGCGTCGTGGGGGTCGACTCGACCGTGATGCGCACGACGCTCAGCAACACCGGCAACGCCCCGCTCGTGCTGTCGTCCCTCGCCGTGGCCGGCACCCATGCGAGCGACTTCCGCGTCGCCTCCAGCACCACCTGCGCCACCAGCGCCAGCGTGGCCGGCGGGAGCAGCTGCGTGGTCGACGTGGTGTTCAAGCCGACGGCCGCCGGCGCCCGCAGCGCGTCGCTCGCGATCGCACACAACGCGACTGGCGGCCCCACCTCCGTCACCCTCGGCGGCACCGGCACCCTCACGCCGGAGCCGGGCATCGCCTTCGACGCCGTCGACGTGGACCTGGGCGCGGTGCCCGTCGCCACCACAGGCACCGCGCGCACCGTGACACTGACGAACACAGGCGCCGCCGCCCTCGTGCTGTCGGACCTCACCGTCACCGGCACGGACGCCGACGACTTCGTGCGCGGGGGCACCTGCGCCAAGGGCGGCTCGGTGGCCTCGCGCGCCACCTGCACGATCACCTTCGCGCTCAAGCCCGTGACCCTCGGCGCCAAGACGGCCACGCTGACCGTCGCCAGCAACGCGCCCGGCAGCGCGGCCACGCTCGCGCTGCGCGGCACCGCGGTGCGCACGCCGGCACCCCTCGTCAGCCTGTCGCAGGCGTCCCTCGGGTTCGGCACCGTGACGTTCGGCACCACCTCGGTGGTCCGCAGCGTCGTGCTGACGAACGACGGCACCGCGCCGCTGACCGTGAGCAAGGTCGCGAGCAGTTCCACCGAATACGTCGCCTCCCACGACTGCCCGGCCACGCTCGCCACCGGCGCCTCGTGCCTGATCTCGGTCTCGTACAAGCCGACCGAGGCGGTGTCCGCCGAAGCGGTCGTGATCACGACGAACGCGCTCAGTTCGCCGAACTCGATCGTGGTGACGGGCGAAGGCTCCAGCCAGGCGCTGTCGGTGGTGGTGTGGCAAGGCAACAGCACGGCGCTGAACTTCGCCTCGACCATCGTGGGCGAGACCACCGCGTCGCAGACGCTCACGCTCGTCAACCAGGGGCCGTCCGCGGTCACGCTGACGACCCTCGGCATCGCCGGCGCGTCGGCCTCGTCGTACGCCATCGCGGGCACGTCGACCTGCAAGCTCGGGCTGTCGCTGGCCGTCAACGGCACGTGCACCACCATCGTGAACTTCGTGCCCGGCCAAGCCGGCAAACACGTCGCCAGCCTGCAGGTGGCCGGCACCGGCACCCTGCCGGGCGACATCACGCTGACCGGTGTCGCAACCGCCAAGAGCACCCCGAACGGCGCGCTGTCCGCCAGCAGCCTCGCGCTGGACTTCAGCGGCACCGTCGTCGCGCCGGGCAGCTCGTCGGCCGCGCAGGTCGTGACGGTGACGAACACCGGCACGGGCGCGGCCGCCCTCACCGGCGTGCAGGTCGCGGCGCCGTTCGCCATCGCGTCCGGCACCTCCGGAGCCTGCCCGGCCGGTGCCTCGTCGCTGGCCGCGGGCGCTTCGTGCAAGGTCGCGGTGGTCTACTCGCCCACCGTGGCCGGCACCCACACGGGGTCGCTCACCATCGGCAGCACGGCCTCGAGCCTGACGGTGACACTCAAGGGCCTGTCGCTGCCCTCCTCGGCCGGCGTGCTCACCGCCAGCACGGCCCAGCTGGACTTCACGTCGCCGATCACGCCGCCGGGCCAGGTGTCGGAAGCGAAGTCGGTCACGCTGTCGAACGGCGCCGTGGCGCCCATCTCGATCACGAAGACCGAGGCCAGCCTCCCGTTCAAGGTGACGGCCACCACCTGCGGCACCACGCTCGCGGTCAACAGCAGCTGCACGGTGTCCGTGGCCTTCGCGCCCACCGCCGCCGGCGCATCGTCGGGTTCGCTGTCGGTGACCACCGGTGCCGGCCAGGTGCTGCAGGTGAACCTCGCCGGTGCGTCGTCCACCGGTGGCGACACACCCGGCACGCCGCCCGACGGCAACAGCAGCGTGCTTGCGGCCGACATGAAGTCGCAAGGCTTCATCGGCGCGCTGGGCGTGCTGTCGGAAGCCAAGGCCACGACGTTCAGCAACACGGGCAGCACCGCCCTCGTGATCCGCGACGTCAACACCTCCGGCCCGTTCGAGGTCGTCAACGGCGCGGCCGACGCGTGCCGAACCGCGCAGACGCTGGCCGCGGGCGCCTCGTGCTCCGTCGCCGTGGCCTTCCGCGCACCGATGAGCACCGGCGACACGAGCGGCGCGCTCACCGTCACCGCCGCGGCCAGCGGCAGCAGCACGGTCGAGTCCCGCACCGTGCGCCTCGACGGCCGCGCCATGGCCACCAACGCGGGTGGCCGCAGCGACGACCCGCAAACCGGCGGCGGCGCCGCCGGCCTCGACACCCTCCTGCTGCTCGCACTGGCGGTGCTGCTTGCCACCGTCGCCCGTGCGCGCCGCGCCTCCGACTTCCACTGA
- a CDS encoding TlpA family protein disulfide reductase → MKFRSLLLAALVAFTGSAMALEAGQAAPALDVAGAKDPVSLSALKGKVVYVDFWASWCAPCKQSFPWMNEMQAKYGNRGLQIVAVNVDAKREDADRFLAEVPANFVIGYDAKGDSPKRFQIKGMPSSVLVGPDGQVIKVHAGFRPDERKAQEDAIVAALAQIK, encoded by the coding sequence ATGAAGTTCCGCTCCCTCCTCCTCGCCGCCCTCGTGGCGTTCACCGGTTCCGCCATGGCCCTCGAGGCCGGCCAGGCCGCGCCCGCGCTCGACGTGGCCGGTGCCAAGGACCCGGTCAGCCTCTCCGCCCTGAAGGGCAAGGTCGTGTACGTCGACTTCTGGGCGTCGTGGTGCGCGCCCTGCAAGCAGTCGTTCCCGTGGATGAACGAGATGCAGGCGAAGTACGGCAACCGCGGCTTGCAGATCGTGGCCGTCAACGTCGACGCGAAGCGCGAGGACGCCGACCGCTTCCTCGCCGAAGTGCCCGCGAATTTCGTGATCGGCTACGACGCCAAGGGCGACAGCCCGAAGCGCTTCCAGATCAAGGGCATGCCCAGCTCGGTGCTCGTGGGTCCCGACGGCCAGGTCATCAAGGTCCACGCCGGCTTCCGTCCGGACGAACGCAAGGCGCAGGAAGACGCGATCGTCGCGGCCCTCGCCCAGATCAAGTGA
- a CDS encoding DUF4266 domain-containing protein, translating to MRIHLLIAGLAVSAGLAGCGTFALPQPWEKGNLARPEMTLGGDPLEQRYQQHIYTSKEAASGGYGVGGGGCGCN from the coding sequence GTGAGAATCCACCTCCTGATCGCCGGCCTCGCGGTGTCGGCCGGCCTGGCCGGCTGCGGCACCTTCGCGCTGCCGCAGCCCTGGGAAAAGGGCAACCTCGCCCGGCCCGAGATGACCCTCGGCGGCGACCCGCTCGAACAGCGCTACCAGCAGCACATCTACACCAGCAAGGAAGCGGCCAGCGGCGGCTACGGCGTCGGAGGAGGTGGCTGTGGCTGCAACTGA
- a CDS encoding DUF3570 domain-containing protein produces the protein MAATDRNGAVAYGNVVMAALALHTGLAPATAQAETAPEHGVIALRYLHYKDQQDVKVQYPNYSGTEGSSFKRITAKSPSVYVMAPIGSDWTIEASAVIDEVSGATPRNYSDVSGATPKPGMNDYRKAGDVRVSRHFSRGGVSIGASHSEEHDYRSTAVSVEGRVSTPDNNTTLTVGLAHAEDAINPVNQIVVNEAKRTNELIVGVTQALTANDLVQVNATYASGEGYYSDPYKNNDRRPDRRKQAAGLLRWNHFVDTLNATARTSYRYYQDSFGIAAHTVEAAWVQPVTRWLSVTPSARYYTQSSADFYYDPVMDSAYYPGPIVPQMFSTTDQRMSAFGAITLGLKAELRWADWTTDVKYERYEQRSNWRSFGNGSPNVDNFQADSVQVGVSRKF, from the coding sequence GTGGCTGCAACTGACCGCAATGGCGCCGTCGCGTACGGCAACGTCGTGATGGCCGCGCTGGCCCTCCACACCGGGCTCGCGCCCGCGACGGCCCAGGCCGAGACCGCGCCCGAACACGGCGTGATCGCCCTGCGCTACCTGCACTACAAGGACCAGCAGGACGTCAAGGTCCAGTACCCCAACTACAGCGGCACCGAAGGCTCGTCGTTCAAGCGCATCACCGCCAAGTCGCCGTCGGTGTACGTGATGGCGCCCATCGGGTCCGACTGGACGATCGAGGCCTCGGCCGTGATCGACGAGGTGTCGGGCGCCACGCCGCGCAACTACTCGGACGTGTCCGGCGCGACGCCCAAGCCCGGCATGAACGACTACCGCAAGGCCGGCGACGTGCGGGTCTCTCGGCACTTCTCGCGCGGCGGCGTCAGCATCGGCGCGAGCCATTCGGAGGAGCACGACTACCGCTCCACGGCGGTGTCGGTCGAGGGGCGGGTCTCCACCCCCGACAACAACACGACGCTGACGGTCGGCCTGGCGCACGCGGAGGACGCGATCAACCCGGTCAACCAGATCGTGGTCAACGAGGCCAAGCGCACCAACGAGCTGATCGTCGGCGTGACCCAGGCCCTCACGGCGAACGACCTCGTGCAGGTCAACGCCACCTACGCCTCCGGCGAGGGCTACTACTCCGACCCGTACAAGAACAACGACCGCCGGCCCGATCGCCGCAAGCAGGCCGCGGGCCTGCTGCGCTGGAACCACTTCGTCGACACGCTGAACGCCACGGCCCGCACCAGCTACCGCTACTACCAGGACTCGTTCGGCATCGCGGCCCACACCGTCGAGGCGGCGTGGGTGCAGCCGGTGACCCGCTGGCTGTCGGTGACACCGTCCGCCCGCTACTACACGCAGAGCTCGGCCGACTTCTACTACGACCCGGTGATGGACTCGGCGTACTACCCGGGCCCGATCGTCCCGCAGATGTTCTCCACCACCGACCAGCGCATGTCGGCGTTCGGCGCCATCACGCTCGGCCTGAAGGCCGAGCTGCGGTGGGCCGACTGGACCACCGACGTGAAGTACGAACGCTACGAGCAGCGCAGCAACTGGCGCAGCTTCGGCAACGGGTCGCCCAACGTCGACAACTTCCAGGCCGACTCGGTGCAGGTCGGCGTGAGCCGCAAGTTCTGA
- the dsbD gene encoding protein-disulfide reductase DsbD produces the protein MRLPRPPALLRVAAVLAAWAALTSPVRAADAEFLDPEQAFVLSASAPAPEVVSVRFDIAPGYRMYRERFAFEADGGSAAVQAELPAGERKFDETFQKDVEVHRGTLDIPVRVAGATAPFTLKVTSQGCADAGLCYPPQQQALHVQVADGRVVAVSLGSGTAPSAPSATPDSLPVQAAPAGRIESALQSGNLVVVAGVFLLAGLLLSFTPCVLPMVPILSSIIVGQGAPVSRARGFALAASYCLGMALVYTAFGVVAGLLGEGLAASMQNPWVLGAFASLLALLSLSMFGFYELQMPGFVQNKVSEASGRLSGGKFAGVFVMGGLSALIVGPCVAAPLAGALVYISRTHDVVIGGVALFSLACGMSAPLLLVGLSAGSLLPRTGAWMERVKHVFGVLLLAVALWLVSPVLPAWALMSLTGALLTVTAVYLGAFDRLRDGASGMTQLFKGVGVVMALVGAAQFVGALSGGRDTFQPLAHLASRGGGAALVAEGPAFRRVSTVAELEQAVAAAGRPVMLDFYADWCVSCKEYERFVFTDEQVRKRLGDFTLLQVDVTANNTHDKTLLKRFGLFGPPGIVFFGADGRENTATRVVGYQPSHEFVRTLDAAL, from the coding sequence ATGCGACTTCCACGTCCCCCCGCGCTGCTCCGGGTCGCCGCCGTCCTCGCGGCCTGGGCCGCGCTGACCTCACCCGTGCGGGCCGCCGATGCCGAGTTCCTCGACCCGGAACAGGCGTTCGTGCTGTCCGCGTCGGCGCCGGCGCCCGAGGTCGTCTCGGTGCGGTTCGACATCGCGCCGGGCTACCGGATGTACCGCGAACGCTTCGCCTTCGAGGCCGATGGCGGATCCGCCGCGGTGCAGGCCGAACTGCCCGCGGGCGAACGCAAGTTCGACGAGACCTTCCAGAAGGACGTCGAGGTGCACCGCGGCACGCTCGACATCCCGGTGCGCGTGGCCGGTGCCACCGCACCGTTCACGCTGAAGGTCACGAGCCAGGGCTGCGCCGACGCCGGCCTGTGCTACCCGCCGCAGCAGCAGGCGCTGCACGTGCAGGTGGCCGACGGCCGGGTCGTGGCCGTCTCGCTCGGCTCCGGTACTGCACCGTCCGCGCCTTCCGCCACCCCCGACTCGCTTCCGGTCCAGGCCGCGCCCGCCGGGCGCATCGAATCGGCCCTGCAGTCGGGCAACCTCGTGGTCGTCGCCGGCGTGTTCCTGCTGGCCGGGCTGCTGCTGTCGTTCACGCCGTGCGTGCTGCCGATGGTGCCCATCCTGTCGTCGATCATCGTCGGCCAGGGCGCGCCGGTCTCCCGCGCACGCGGCTTCGCGCTCGCGGCCAGCTACTGCCTCGGCATGGCGCTCGTCTACACCGCGTTCGGCGTGGTGGCGGGCCTGCTCGGCGAGGGCCTCGCCGCGTCCATGCAGAACCCGTGGGTGCTCGGCGCGTTCGCATCGCTGCTCGCGCTGCTCTCGCTGTCGATGTTCGGGTTCTACGAACTGCAGATGCCGGGCTTCGTGCAGAACAAAGTCAGCGAAGCCTCCGGCCGGCTGAGCGGAGGCAAGTTCGCAGGCGTGTTCGTGATGGGCGGGCTGTCGGCGCTCATCGTCGGCCCGTGCGTGGCCGCGCCGCTCGCGGGCGCCCTCGTCTACATCAGCCGCACGCACGACGTCGTGATCGGCGGCGTCGCGCTGTTCTCGCTGGCCTGCGGCATGAGCGCGCCGCTGCTGCTCGTGGGCCTGTCCGCGGGGTCGCTGCTGCCGCGCACCGGCGCGTGGATGGAGCGTGTCAAGCACGTCTTCGGCGTGCTGCTGCTCGCCGTGGCGCTGTGGCTCGTGTCGCCGGTGCTCCCCGCGTGGGCCCTGATGTCGCTGACCGGCGCCCTGCTCACCGTCACCGCCGTCTACCTCGGCGCATTCGATCGCCTGCGCGACGGTGCGTCCGGCATGACGCAGCTGTTCAAGGGCGTCGGGGTCGTGATGGCGCTGGTCGGGGCCGCGCAGTTCGTCGGCGCGCTTTCGGGCGGCCGCGACACGTTCCAGCCGCTCGCGCACCTCGCATCGCGCGGGGGCGGCGCGGCCCTCGTCGCGGAAGGCCCGGCCTTCCGCCGGGTGAGCACCGTGGCCGAGCTGGAACAGGCGGTCGCCGCCGCCGGCCGGCCGGTGATGCTCGACTTCTATGCCGACTGGTGCGTGTCGTGCAAGGAGTACGAGCGTTTCGTGTTCACCGACGAGCAGGTGCGCAAGCGCCTCGGCGACTTCACGCTGCTGCAGGTCGACGTGACCGCGAACAACACCCACGACAAGACCCTCCTCAAGCGCTTCGGCCTCTTCGGCCCGCCGGGCATCGTGTTCTTCGGCGCCGACGGGCGCGAGAACACCGCGACCCGCGTGGTCGGCTACCAGCCGAGCCACGAGTTCGTCCGCACCCTCGACGCGGCCCTCTGA